Genomic DNA from Candidatus Poribacteria bacterium:
GTCGTCCTACACGTTCACATATCTCCGTATCGGTGAGACGCTGCCGAGTAAGCCGAGCAGAACGCCTCCGAGTATAATCAGACTGATTTGATCCAAAGGAATGAACTGTATCTGACTAATTCGCGGCACGAATATGCGAAACAGCGTGTAAAAACTAACGACTCCAGATAAACTCCCAATCAATCCTAGAAACACCCCTTGGGCGATAAGTGGGACACGGATGTACCAGTAGGTTGCCCCAACCAGTCTCATGACTCGGATCTCCTCACG
This window encodes:
- a CDS encoding cell division protein FtsX: REEIRVMRLVGATYWYIRVPLIAQGVFLGLIGSLSGVVSFYTLFRIFVPRISQIQFIPLDQISLIILGGVLLGLLGSVSPIRRYVNV